One part of the Bacillota bacterium genome encodes these proteins:
- a CDS encoding FAD-dependent oxidoreductase — MERFELAVVGGGPAGLSAAVTAAEHGVRVLVMDEQAQPGGQLFKQIHKFFGSNEHLAGVRGFEIGRMLLDRARDFGVEIRLGTTVYGLFDPKTIAAFDKDRHYIVQTDRIILATGASENSLAFPGWTLPGVMGAGAAQTLVNIHRILPGKRVLMVGSGNVGLIVSYQIMQAGGDVVALVEALPRIGGYGVHASKIRRAGVPIFTSCTVREVRGTESVESAVICDLDESFSPVPGSDRDLDVDTVCIAVGLKPLIELATMIGVRVAFVPDMGGHVPVHDDNMETNVHGVYIAGDISGVEEASSAMEEGRLAGLSVAESLGYLKCVEADAAKAEVRRRLDALRGGPFGLKRRLAKVRLFEEVRHSALSA, encoded by the coding sequence ATGGAGAGGTTTGAACTTGCGGTCGTAGGCGGAGGCCCCGCGGGTCTTAGTGCGGCGGTTACGGCGGCCGAGCACGGCGTACGAGTACTCGTAATGGACGAGCAGGCTCAGCCGGGGGGGCAGCTCTTCAAACAGATTCACAAGTTCTTCGGTTCGAACGAGCACCTGGCCGGGGTCAGGGGATTCGAGATAGGCCGCATGTTGCTGGACAGGGCCCGCGACTTCGGTGTCGAGATAAGACTGGGGACTACCGTTTATGGGCTTTTCGATCCCAAGACCATCGCCGCGTTCGACAAGGACAGGCATTACATTGTCCAGACGGACAGGATAATCCTCGCTACCGGCGCCAGCGAGAACTCGCTTGCGTTCCCAGGATGGACACTTCCAGGGGTAATGGGGGCCGGCGCTGCCCAGACGCTCGTCAACATCCACCGTATCCTTCCGGGGAAAAGAGTGCTCATGGTCGGGTCGGGCAACGTCGGACTCATCGTGTCCTACCAGATCATGCAGGCCGGGGGAGACGTTGTCGCGCTGGTCGAGGCACTCCCCAGGATCGGCGGATACGGGGTTCACGCCTCGAAGATCAGGAGGGCGGGCGTCCCGATATTCACATCGTGCACCGTGAGAGAGGTCCGCGGCACGGAAAGCGTGGAGTCCGCGGTAATCTGCGATCTCGATGAATCGTTCAGCCCCGTCCCGGGGAGTGATCGCGATCTTGACGTGGACACCGTATGCATCGCCGTGGGACTCAAACCACTGATCGAGCTCGCAACCATGATCGGCGTAAGGGTGGCTTTCGTGCCCGACATGGGAGGGCATGTCCCTGTTCACGACGACAACATGGAAACAAACGTGCACGGGGTCTATATAGCGGGAGACATCTCCGGCGTTGAAGAGGCATCCTCGGCGATGGAAGAAGGAAGGCTTGCGGGTCTCTCGGTCGCCGAGTCCCTGGGGTACCTGAAATGCGTCGAGGCGGACGCGGCTAAGGCCGAGGTAAGGAGGCGCCTCGATGCGCTCAGGGGAGGGCCGTTTGGCCTTAAGCGGAGGCTGGCCAAGGTCCGCCTGTTCGAAGAAGTCAGGCATTCGGCTCTTTCGGCGTAA
- a CDS encoding (2Fe-2S)-binding protein, with protein MRVDEHPILGPAARSNRVWIELDGKRIEAYEGEPIAVALIAAGVKWFRKTVKGHAPRGIFCAIGRCTDCVMIVDGIPNVKTCVTPVRNGMKVQTQIGRGNWGVSDGEV; from the coding sequence GTGCGTGTCGATGAACACCCCATCCTGGGGCCCGCAGCCAGGAGTAACAGGGTGTGGATAGAACTGGATGGAAAGAGGATCGAGGCTTACGAAGGAGAACCCATAGCAGTGGCCCTCATTGCCGCAGGCGTCAAGTGGTTCAGAAAGACTGTAAAAGGCCACGCGCCGAGGGGTATCTTCTGCGCCATCGGCAGGTGCACGGACTGCGTCATGATAGTAGATGGGATCCCGAACGTGAAAACGTGCGTTACCCCCGTCAGAAATGGGATGAAGGTGCAGACGCAGATAGGTCGCGGCAATTGGGGGGTATCCGATGGAGAGGTTTGA